The following are encoded in a window of Pyxidicoccus trucidator genomic DNA:
- a CDS encoding 3'-5' exoribonuclease YhaM family protein, whose protein sequence is MTNENTPETAPPTPEGSVETVRKVYAADLREKDRVNTVFRVTKKEKVTARSGKVFLAITLVDKSGEVDARIFDQVDALEPTFQSGDFVLVQGGVISFHGRTQVVVEAVERLDPEPLDPKEFEPPPAPPPEAKPAAEAKAPEAREPRADKAEKAEARAANDGKEGKEPRGGEGARDGSGGARAAGLIREMVSERVNDAHVKQLLLAFLDDPQIAAGLPIAPAGKAMHHAWRGGLAEHLLSVMRLTLRVADHYPMADRDLLLAGALLHDVMKVAEISPDKGFDYTDEGKLVGHLVMTAQKIREKTLAIPGFPPLLEQHLTHLVLSHHGQLEYGSPKVPMTLEAHIVHALDSLDSRIASWLEAMQRDSNDKWTDVLRHYDRQLWKAPAPTSRGRAPVEGGGGRRKSRDEKRKARGDKPREQGGEKPQGGTPPEGGAQPEAGA, encoded by the coding sequence ATGACCAACGAAAACACGCCCGAGACCGCCCCCCCCACCCCGGAGGGTTCCGTGGAGACCGTCCGCAAGGTGTACGCGGCGGATCTGCGCGAGAAGGACCGCGTCAACACCGTCTTCCGCGTCACGAAGAAGGAGAAGGTGACCGCGCGCAGTGGCAAGGTGTTCCTCGCCATCACCCTCGTCGACAAGAGCGGCGAGGTGGATGCCCGCATCTTCGACCAGGTCGACGCACTGGAGCCCACGTTCCAGTCCGGCGACTTCGTGCTGGTGCAGGGAGGCGTCATCAGCTTCCACGGCCGCACCCAGGTCGTCGTGGAGGCCGTGGAGCGGCTGGACCCGGAGCCCTTGGACCCCAAGGAGTTCGAGCCGCCCCCGGCCCCGCCCCCCGAGGCGAAGCCCGCCGCGGAGGCCAAGGCCCCCGAGGCCCGCGAGCCCCGTGCGGACAAGGCCGAGAAGGCCGAGGCCCGCGCCGCAAACGACGGCAAGGAAGGCAAGGAGCCCCGGGGCGGCGAAGGCGCCCGGGACGGCTCGGGCGGCGCGCGCGCCGCCGGCCTCATCCGGGAGATGGTCTCCGAGCGGGTGAATGACGCGCACGTGAAGCAGCTGCTGCTGGCCTTCCTGGACGACCCGCAGATTGCCGCGGGCCTGCCGATTGCGCCGGCCGGAAAGGCCATGCACCACGCGTGGCGCGGCGGGCTGGCCGAGCACCTGCTGTCGGTGATGCGGCTGACGCTGCGGGTGGCGGACCACTACCCCATGGCGGACCGGGACCTCCTCCTGGCCGGCGCGCTGCTGCACGACGTGATGAAGGTGGCGGAGATCTCCCCCGACAAGGGCTTCGACTACACCGATGAGGGCAAGCTCGTCGGCCACCTGGTCATGACGGCGCAGAAGATTCGCGAGAAGACGCTGGCCATTCCGGGCTTCCCGCCGCTGCTGGAGCAGCACCTCACGCACCTCGTCCTCTCCCACCACGGCCAGCTGGAGTACGGCAGCCCCAAGGTGCCGATGACGCTGGAGGCGCACATCGTCCACGCGCTGGACTCGCTGGACTCGCGCATCGCCTCGTGGCTGGAGGCCATGCAGCGCGACTCCAACGACAAGTGGACGGACGTGCTGCGCCACTATGACCGGCAGCTGTGGAAGGCCCCCGCGCCCACCTCGCGGGGCCGCGCCCCGGTGGAGGGCGGAGGCGGCCGCCGCAAGTCGCGCGACGAGAAGCGCAAGGCTCGGGGCGACAAGCCTCGTGAGCAGGGCGGCGAGAAGCCCCAGGGCGGCACCCCGCCCGAGGGTGGCGCGCAGCCCGAGGCGGGGGCGCA
- a CDS encoding class I SAM-dependent rRNA methyltransferase has product MLSTYLSRDAARRLRHGAPWLRREDIVSMEGTPQPGEAVQLRDEDGSVLGLGDVDLESSYAVRRLGQPDEAVEGLIPRHLRHAYERRGRMVDDPRFCRIVNDDGDGLPGLIVDRYDTHFVVQTLTRAMDARQGEITRGLVEVTGASSVLLRNDTPRRKVLGLPSQRPHVLYGTPPRWCRLLELGARFTVDLNYGAGTGYHYDQRELRRFVGRLANGGRVLDACCNVGGLFVHAGLHGARQILAFDSNGDAADLARENAEANGLLGRATVETGQPLQVLRALRDTFDLVLLDTPGVGSEEAFVEQLRHALRRTRHGGRLLVAGYHPPLALGGFDELVATACEGEARIATRLARLGLPPDHPTLVGSPGSEYLDAVALEVS; this is encoded by the coding sequence TTGCTCAGCACCTATCTGTCCCGAGACGCCGCCCGCCGGCTGCGCCACGGTGCCCCCTGGCTCCGCCGGGAGGACATCGTCTCCATGGAGGGAACGCCGCAGCCCGGGGAGGCCGTGCAGCTCCGGGACGAGGATGGCTCGGTGCTGGGCCTGGGGGACGTGGACCTGGAGTCCTCATACGCGGTGCGCCGGCTGGGCCAGCCGGACGAGGCCGTGGAGGGGCTCATCCCCCGCCACCTCCGCCACGCCTACGAGCGGCGCGGCCGGATGGTGGACGACCCGCGCTTCTGCCGCATCGTCAACGATGACGGGGACGGGCTGCCCGGCCTCATTGTCGACCGGTACGACACCCACTTCGTGGTCCAGACGCTCACCCGCGCCATGGACGCGCGGCAGGGGGAAATCACCCGCGGGCTGGTGGAGGTGACGGGCGCCAGCTCGGTGCTGCTGCGCAACGACACCCCGCGGCGCAAGGTGCTGGGCCTGCCCTCGCAGCGGCCCCACGTCCTCTACGGGACGCCGCCCCGCTGGTGCCGGCTGCTGGAGCTGGGCGCGCGCTTCACCGTGGACCTCAACTATGGCGCGGGCACGGGCTACCACTACGACCAGCGCGAGCTGCGCCGCTTCGTGGGCCGCCTGGCCAATGGCGGCCGGGTGCTGGACGCGTGCTGCAACGTGGGGGGCCTCTTCGTCCATGCCGGGCTGCATGGGGCGCGGCAGATTCTGGCCTTCGACAGCAACGGGGACGCGGCGGACCTGGCCCGGGAGAACGCCGAGGCCAACGGGCTGCTGGGCCGGGCGACGGTAGAGACGGGCCAGCCGCTCCAGGTGCTCCGCGCCCTGCGGGACACCTTCGACCTGGTGCTCCTGGACACGCCCGGTGTGGGTTCGGAGGAGGCTTTCGTGGAGCAGCTCCGGCACGCCCTGCGCCGCACCCGACATGGGGGACGGCTGCTGGTGGCCGGCTACCACCCGCCCCTGGCCCTGGGGGGCTTCGACGAGCTGGTGGCCACCGCCTGCGAGGGGGAGGCCCGCATCGCCACCCGGCTGGCCCGGCTGGGCCTGCCCCCGGACCACCCCACACTGGTGGGCTCACCGGGCTCCGAGTACCTCGACGCGGTGGCGCTCGAAGTCAGCTGA